A section of the Symphalangus syndactylus isolate Jambi chromosome 19, NHGRI_mSymSyn1-v2.1_pri, whole genome shotgun sequence genome encodes:
- the USP1 gene encoding ubiquitin carboxyl-terminal hydrolase 1, with the protein MPGVIPSESNGLSRGSPSKKNRLSLKFFQKKETKRALDFTDSQENEEKASEYRASEIDQVVPAAQSSPINCEKRENLLPFVGLNNLGNTCYLNSILQVLYFCPGFKSGVKHLFNIISRKKEALKDEANQKDKGNCKEDSLASYELICSLQSLIISVEQLQASFLLNPEKYTDELATQPRRLLNTLRELNPMYEGYLQHDAQEVLQCILGNIQETCQLLKKEEVKNLAELPTKVEEIPHPKEEMSGINSMEMDSMRHSEDFKEKLPKGNGKRKSDTEFGNMKKKVKVSKEHQSLEENQRQTRSKRKATSDTLESPPKIIPKCVSENESPRPSQKKSRVKINWLKSATKQPSILSKFCSLGKITTNQGAKGQSKENEYDPEEDLGKCESGNTTNACGLKSPGNTVTPVNVNEVKPINKGEEQIGFELVEKLFQGQLVLRTRCLECESLTERREDFQDISVPVQEDELSKVEESSEISPEPKTEMKTLRWAISQFASVERIVGEDKYFCENCHHYTEAERSLLFDKMPEVITIHLKCFAASGLEFDCYGGGLSKINTPLLTPLKLSLEEWSTKPTNDSYGLFAVVMHSGITISSGHYTASVKVTDLNSLELDKGNFVVDQMCEIGKPEPLNEEEARGVVENYNDEEVSIRVGGNTQPSKVLNKKNVEAVGLLGGQKSKADYELYNKASNPDKVASTAFAENRNSETNDTNGTHECDRNKESSDQTGININGFENKISYVVQSLKEYEGKWLLFDDSEVKVTEEKDFLNSLSPSTSPTSTPYLLFYKKL; encoded by the exons atgcctggTGTCATACCTAGTGAAAGTAATGGACTTTCAAGAGGTAGCCCATCAAAGAAAAACAGACTTTCCTTAAAGTTTTTTCAGAAAAAGGAAACTAAGAGAGCTTTGGATTTCACAGATTctcaagaaaatgaagaaaaagcttCTGAATATAGAGCATCTGAAAT TGATCAAGTTGTTCCTGCAGCACAGTCTTCACCTATAAACTGTGAGAAGAGAGAAAACTTGTTACCATTTGTGGGACTGAATAATCTCGGCAATACTTGCTATCTTAATAGTATACTTCAG GTATTATATTTTTGTCCTGGTTTTAAATCTGGAGTAAAGcacttatttaatattatttcaagGAAGAAAGAAGCTCTAAAGGATGAAGCCAATCAAAAAGacaag GGAAATTGCAAAGAAGATTCTTTGGCAAGTTATGAATTGATATGCAGTTTACAGTCCTTAATCATTTCGGTTGAACAGCTCCAGGCTAGTTTTCTCTTAAATCCAGAGAAATACACTGATGAACTTGCCACTCAGCCAAGGCGACTGCTTAACACACTCAG ggAACTCAACCCTATGTATGAAGGATATCTACAGCATGATGCACAGGAAGTATTACAGTGTATTTTGGGAAACATTCAAGAAACATGCCAActcctaaaaaaagaagaagtaaaaaatcTGGCAGAATTGCCTACCAAGGTAGAAGAAATACCTCATCCGAAAGAGGAAATGAGTGGTATTAACAGCATGGAGATGGACAGTATGAGGCATTCTGAAGACTTTAAAGAAAAACTCCCaaaaggaaatgggaaaagaaaaagtgacactGAATTTGGTAAcatgaagaaaaaagttaaagtaTCCAAGGAACACCAGTCATTGGAAGAGAACCAGAGACAAACTAGATCAAAAAGAAAAGCTACAAGTGATACATTAGAGAGTCCTCCTAAAATAATTCCTAAGTGTGTTTCTGAAAATGAGAGTCCAAGACCCTCACAAAAGAAATCAAGAGTTAAAATAAATTGGTTAAAGTCTGCAACTAAGCAACCCAGCATTCTTTCTAAATTCTGTAGTCtgggaaaaataacaacaaaccaAGGAGCCAAAGGACAatctaaagaaaatgaatatgatCCTGAAGAGGACTTGGGGAAGTGTGAAAGTGGTAACACAACTAATGCTTGTGGACTTAAATCTCCAGGAAATACTGTTACACCTGTAAATGTTAATGAAGTTAAACCCATAAACAAAG GTGAGGAACAAATTGGTTTTGAGCTAGTGGAGAAATTATTTCAAGGTCAGCTGGTATTAAGGACGCGTTGCTTGGAATGTGAAAGTTtaacagaaagaagagaagattttCAAGACATCAGTGTGCCAGTACAAGAAGATGAGCTTTCCAAAGTAGAGGAGAGTTCTGAAA TTTCTCCAGAGccaaaaacagaaatgaagactCTGAGATGGGCAATTTCACAATTTGCTTCAGTAGAAAGGATTGTAGGAGAAGataaatatttctgtgaaaactgccaTCATTATACTGAAGCTGAACGAAGTCTTTTGTTTGACAAAATGCCTGAAGTTATAACTATTCATTTGAAGTGCTTTGCTGCTAGTGGTTTGGA GTTTGATTGTTATGGTGGTGGACTTTCCAAGATCAACACTCCTTTATTGACACCTCTTAAGTTGTCTCTAGAAGAATGGAGCACAAAGCCAACTAACGACAGCTATGGATTATTTGCGGTTGTGATGCATAGTGGCATTACAATTAGTAGTGGGCATTACACTGCTTCTGTTAAAGTCACTGACCTTAACAGTTTAGAACTAGATAAAGGAAATTTTGTGGTTGACCAAATGTGTGAAATAGGTAAGCCAGAACCATTGAATGAGGAGGAAGCAAGGGGTGTGGTTGAGAATTATAATGATGAAGAAGTGTCGATTAGAGTTGGTGGAAATACACAGCCAAGTAAAGTTTTgaacaaaaaaaatgtagaagCGGTTGGACTTCTTGGAGGACAAAAGAGCAAAGCAGATTATGAGCTATACAACAAAGCTTCTAATCCTGATAAGGTTGCTAGTACAGCGTTTGctgaaaatagaaattctgaGACTAACGATACTAATGGGACCCATGAATGTGATAGAAACAAGGAATCCAGTGACCAAACAGGCATTAATATTAATGGATTTGAGAACAAAATTTCATACGTAGTGCAAAGCTTAAAGGAGTATGAGGGGAAGTGGTTGCTTTTTGATGATTCTGAAGTCAAAGTTACTGAAGAGAAGGACTTTCTGAATTCTCTTTCCCCTTCTACATCTCCTACTTCTACTCCTTACTTgctattttataagaaattataG